AAATACTCTTTGGGAAGAGACTCTATTGTACCACTTACTAAAAGCGTCTCATCTATATTGATAAATCCTAGCTTTCTATGCAGTACTGCCATAAAATTACTAAACAAAAAACCTGTTAGAACTAGACTAGTAGCACCTCTATCTGTTAATTGTTGTTTTTCGCCACGAAAAAGCAGTTCATAACCAAACAGTCTCTCTTCTCTATCTAAAATTGGTTGCCTCGCAAAAACCACCTCTTTAGACATTACCCCTCTATTCCGCAAAGTTTGAGAAGTGCTTCACTTCTTGGCTCTCTACCTGCAAATGCTTTAAAGCTCTCCATTGCTGGACGACTTCCACCTTTACAAAGTATCTCTTGCAGATAACTTTCGGCAATCTCATCATTATAAATGCCATTATCCACAAACATAAAAAATGCATCAGCGCTTAATACTTCTGCCCACTTGTAGCTGTAGTACCCTGCTGCATATCCTCCCGCAAAGATATGACCAAAACCCCATTGAAACTTATTGTATGGTGGTACAGGCACCACACTTACCTCTTTGCGAACTTCATCTAGTATTTGCTGTACGTCCACTGGCCACTGCATGTGTACTTTCATATCAAAAAGACCAAATTCAAGCTGACGTACCATTGCCATGGCACTTTGAAAATTTTTGGCTCGTTTAAGATTTTCTATCATCTCTTTTGGAAGGGGCTCTCCTGTTTGATAATGCTTTGCAAAAAGACTTAGCACCTCCTCTTCATAGGCAAAATTTTCTAAAAATTGGCTTGGAAACTCCACAGCATCCCACTCAACTCCTGCAATGCCACTGACTGCAGGCTCTTTAACTTCGCTTAATAGATGGTGCAAAGCATGTCCCATCTCATGAAAAAGCGTTACCACATCATCTGGTCTTAGAAGACTTGGAGCAGTATCACTACTGGGAGCAAAATTTGCCACAATATAGGCAACAGGATAGACAACCTCTCCCTTTTCATCTACATGGTGCGTTACCCACTCATCCATCCATGCTCCGCCTCGCTTACCTTCTCTCGCTTCCAAATCCACATAGAGTCTTCCTACGAGTCTGTGAGGCAAAGAGATCTCATAGCATTTGACACTCTCATGCCAAACAGGCGTATCAATCTCTTGAAACTGTAGTTTAAAAAGTCTGTTTAAAAAAGTAAAAAGTCCATTTACTGTTGCATCCTTTTCAAAATAGGGTTTATACTTTTCATCATCCACATCCAATTTTGCAATTTTGAGTTTTTCGCTCCAGTAAGCAATATCGTAGGGCTGTAATTCATAGGCAGCACCATTTTCTTTGGCAAATTGTTGCAGCTCTTCAAACTCTTTTTGTGCCTGAGGTTTGCTCTTTTTTGCAAGATCTTCTAAAAAGCTCACTATCTCTTCTGGACTTTGCGCCATCTTTGTCTCTAAACTTAGCTTGGCATAATTTTTAAATCCCAATAGCTTTGCCTTTTTATGGCGCAATTCCAAAATAGCATTAATAAGTTTTTCATTTTCTGGCGCTCTCGTTACATAGGCTTTGTAGAGTTCCTCCCTCCGCTCGCGGCTTGGACCATAAGTCATATAAGCAATATAGCTTGGCTGCTTGAGAGTAAAGCGCCATCCATTTTCTACTTTGGCAGCCCTCAGCTCATCTTCTGGCATCTCAGCTACCTCTTTTGGATCTGTAATGAGCATCTCATACTCATCAGTAGCTTTGAGGAGGTTTTGGGCAAAACTGCTTGAAAGTTCACTCAATTTTATATTAATCTTTTTAAGCTCCTCTTGCTCTTTTTGAGGCAATGCTACACCACTAAGCTCAAACTCTATGAGCATATCTGTTACCACTTTTTTTTGCTCATTACTGAGATCTTGCAACTCAAAAATCTCTTTGAGAGCATCATACACTGCACCATTTTGCCCAAGCTCTGTATGATAGCGACTAAGCTCAGGCAAGAGTTCATCATAAACCTTTTGCGTTTTAGGAGAGTTTTTGACGTAGTTCAGATGACTAATAGGACTAAAATAAAATCCAAGTTTCTCCTCCATAAGCTGCAAAGGTCTTACAAAGTTTTCATAGCTCTTTTTTGGAATTGTCAAAAGATTTGCAAGTTTTTCTCTATTTTCCTCAATTGTTTTTAATACAAGCTCTTTTTGCTTTTCAATATTCTCTTCAGTAATTGTAAACTTTGGGAATTTAGGCATTAAGCCTCCTTGAAAACTTTTTTTCTTCATTTTATCCAAAATATCGCTAATTTTATAATAAAGCAAAGCTTTCAATGATTTTTATGCAGATTAAAAAATATTCTTGTTTTACTCAACTTCGTTTATTTCAAGATAAACTAGATATT
The Nitratiruptor tergarcus DSM 16512 genome window above contains:
- a CDS encoding M3 family metallopeptidase — its product is MPKFPKFTITEENIEKQKELVLKTIEENREKLANLLTIPKKSYENFVRPLQLMEEKLGFYFSPISHLNYVKNSPKTQKVYDELLPELSRYHTELGQNGAVYDALKEIFELQDLSNEQKKVVTDMLIEFELSGVALPQKEQEELKKINIKLSELSSSFAQNLLKATDEYEMLITDPKEVAEMPEDELRAAKVENGWRFTLKQPSYIAYMTYGPSRERREELYKAYVTRAPENEKLINAILELRHKKAKLLGFKNYAKLSLETKMAQSPEEIVSFLEDLAKKSKPQAQKEFEELQQFAKENGAAYELQPYDIAYWSEKLKIAKLDVDDEKYKPYFEKDATVNGLFTFLNRLFKLQFQEIDTPVWHESVKCYEISLPHRLVGRLYVDLEAREGKRGGAWMDEWVTHHVDEKGEVVYPVAYIVANFAPSSDTAPSLLRPDDVVTLFHEMGHALHHLLSEVKEPAVSGIAGVEWDAVEFPSQFLENFAYEEEVLSLFAKHYQTGEPLPKEMIENLKRAKNFQSAMAMVRQLEFGLFDMKVHMQWPVDVQQILDEVRKEVSVVPVPPYNKFQWGFGHIFAGGYAAGYYSYKWAEVLSADAFFMFVDNGIYNDEIAESYLQEILCKGGSRPAMESFKAFAGREPRSEALLKLCGIEG